Sequence from the Panicum virgatum strain AP13 chromosome 5N, P.virgatum_v5, whole genome shotgun sequence genome:
CTTGCATAATTATTACAGCACTATCCACACAGTTCAGGACTTCAGGTTCAAATCGCACACAGTTAAAAAGAAACATTTCGGTACGCAGCAAACACAATTAGCACTCTTAATCTAAATAATTTTCTACCGTTTCTTAAAGACTTTTGCAGTTCCTGAATCCCCAGGAATTAAATAAGGCCATGTTTAGATCCATAAAGCCAAAatgcaaaaattttataaatcgtttgcatggtgtactaaatgtagtcgaaaaataaatcgcattatacaaatagactgtaaatcgcgagatgaatctaatgagcctaattagaacgtgattagatactaaattattacagtaatgctacagtagacatgctctaatgatggattacttaggctcattagattcgtctcgtagtttacatacgagatctgtaattagttttgtgattaatttacatttaatattttaaatgttgaagattttcttctaaaaatccaaaatacaaagtgatctaaaccAGGCCTAAAAATCATCTATATGGACATAATTGAGCAACGTGACTCCAGAATCCTCTGCCTCTTGCTCTGAAAGGAACTACTCCCATATGCCATTTCTGGGGAAGCGACCCTGGCCAGCGCCTGCCTGACAGCCTCCTTCAGAGACCTGAGGCTTGCGCCTGCACTGCCCCAGCCTTCCTCCCTGCACAGCACGAACACATGCTGCGCCCTTCCTCCTAACGAGGTCAAGTCCGCCCTCACTGTCCTCAGCCTCAGGCCATGGAACGCCTGGGTGAGCCCGGCGATGAGGTCCGGCCGGTCGTCGCAGCTGATGGAGGCCTTCATGTAGATCATCTTGTCggtgccggcgacgacgacgccgttGTTGCCGGTGTGGAGCTCGATGGAGACTTCGTTGGTCTCCGGTGGGAGGGCCATGCTTTGAGTGGCCTCACTTGCTTTCCTCTTCAGCAGCTTCACTTGGTCTACCACTCTCGCAAGCAAGGTGGCCTTGTCCATCTGCAGTGCAGGGAAAATGAAACAGGCCTTTGCTTCGAAGCCATAGCGTTGTACTTTGTCTTTGATAATTCTAAAGTGAAAGCATGATGAAATGTGAACAAATGGGAGTGCAAAGGTTCCATTCATATGGCTTTCTTGCAAACCTCAAACATCAAACTTCTCCATAAACTATGCCCGAGGAGAGGCGTTTGATATG
This genomic interval carries:
- the LOC120676862 gene encoding transcription factor bHLH51-like translates to MAGCQPLQEGKEPQGLQPYDACDPSVFIGPVLLPRQARSGPPAPPEMSSSSGSGRSATEARALKIRSEAERRRRERINAHLTTLRRMVPDIRQMDKATLLARVVDQVKLLKRKASEATQSMALPPETNEVSIELHTGNNGVVVAGTDKMIYMKASISCDDRPDLIAGLTQAFHGLRLRTVRADLTSLGGRAQHVFVLCREEGWGSAGASLRSLKEAVRQALARVASPEMAYGSSSFQSKRQRILESRCSIMSI